The Rhineura floridana isolate rRhiFlo1 chromosome 8, rRhiFlo1.hap2, whole genome shotgun sequence genome includes a region encoding these proteins:
- the RERG gene encoding ras-related and estrogen-regulated growth inhibitor: protein MAKSAEVKLAIFGRAGVGKSALVVRFLTKRFIWEYDPTLESTYRHQATIDDEVVSMEILDTAGQEDAIQKEGHVRWGEGFVLVYDITDRGSFEEVLPLKNLLDEVKKPKNVTLILVGNKADLDHSRQVSTEEGEKLATDLACAFYECSACTGEGNIMEAFYELCREVRRRKMVQGKTRRRSSTTHVKQAINKMLTKISS, encoded by the exons CTCTCGTTGTGCGTTTTCTGACCAAACGGTTCATATGGGAATACGATCCTACTCTTG AGTCCACTTACCGTCACCAAGCCACCATTGATGATGAAGTCGTTTCCATGGAAATCCTAGACACGGCTGGGCAG gaGGATGCCATTCAGAAGGAAGGTCATGTACGATGGGGCGAGGGCTTTGTGCTGGTCTATGACATCACTGACAGAGGGAGCTTTGAAGAAGTCCTGCCACTGAAGAACTTGCTGGATGAAGTTAAAAAACCCAAGAATGTTACCTTGATCCTAGTTGGAAACAAAGCAGACCTGGACCACTCAAGGCAGGTCAGCACTGAAGAAGGGGAAAAGCTGGCCACAGATCTAGCTTGTGCATTTTATGAATGCTCTGCCTGTACAGGGGAAGGCAACATCATGGAGGCTTTTTATGAGCTTTGCCGGGAAGTGCGACGCCGGAAGATGGTCCAAGGCAAGACCAGGAGACGGAGTTCCACCACTCATGTCAAGCAAGCAATTAATAAGATGCTCACCAAAATTAGCAGCTAA